The Castor canadensis chromosome X, mCasCan1.hap1v2, whole genome shotgun sequence genome includes a region encoding these proteins:
- the Cenpvl3 gene encoding centromere protein V-like protein 3 — translation MSWTWAPRSAGTLRKRWGLGCERAAKFLLDTFEDPAPHAPLRGCSRHGVQRQGLRPCSRVRGGFQLQVTHEEAMAAPPPGDLLPEAPPWRGEHLRSLTPPAGRATQFLEQVRGAQSHPDVSDPWIILPNAALPGRRNVFLKVGSMETRHKVHLL, via the coding sequence ATGAGCTGGACCTGGGCGCCGCGCAGCGCTGGGACGCTCAGGAAGCGGTGGGGCCTCGGCTGCGAGCGCGCCGCCAAGTTCCTGCTGGACACCTTCGAGGACCCGGCCCCGCATGCCCCACTGCGGGGCTGCAGCCGCCATGGGGTTCAGCGTCAAGGTCTGCGCCCCTGCAGTCGTGTGCGTGGTGGATTTCAGCTACAGGTTACGCATGAGGAAGCAATGGCTGCGCCTCCTCCTGGCGATCTCCTTCCTGAGGCTCCTCCCTGGCGTGGAGAGCATCTTCGCTCTCTGACCCCTCCCGCAGGCCGCGCCACACAGTTTCTGGAGCAAGTGCGGGGTGCCCAGTCGCACCCAGATGTCTCTGACCCTTGGATAATCCTGCCTAACGCTGCACTGCCTGGGCGACGGAACGTTTTCCTGAAG